A portion of the Plasmodium gaboni strain SY75 chromosome 5, whole genome shotgun sequence genome contains these proteins:
- a CDS encoding hypothetical protein (conserved Plasmodium protein, unknown function) has protein sequence MLRLIKVLFLFFLFWKKSYSIKKGIKRNSSFYHIFYHLNRNKKNDTSPFECNKRERNIKNYTSQNINIHNNDNSLIHKNGYTLNYNPFFFVHNDFKKIWKSRNVKKHTKLKSQNEENISNNEYSSSMQVKDICMQNKMTSNNMNNETTHNLNNNNNNVGNVNKKNLDNFISNNVSNIHDDKQVLNQLDDNFKKKIEKEIISEKIANEQNEVIKKVKLPIIGTQLKPSGGFSKEILQIIQESNNYINEVNKEIINEKIQNKMSGNDLSFFDTDETLERHELNYLNKIYDNNHILNIYNFLLVWKERKNIDLSVFVSKLSEHSNILPGERTVIKFSEVEKVQFLKKIRKNRNVSIAMIFVDNKNTNNQDSSTVNHNMFPIGILAHPLDISLLDKTGEISVLNLYRFKINNYNITNDDFLVNCKLFVDNNTTLNNYDLTQENKKIIMNLYDKILQLKILYNEKIGRNQENEKLKHVENITQRIDEYINVLNINKTINFKEDKLNFFTSLYLEYFSFLALDMHANIQTKLQLMYTDNTELRLHNVKIFLLQLYDDLKLKLKGL, from the coding sequence atgttaaGGCTCATTAAAGTActatttcttttttttttattttggAAAAAAAGTTATAGTATCAAAAAAGGGATTAAAAGAAACTCTTcattttatcatatattttatcatttaaatagaaataaaaaaaatgacaCAAGCCCTTTTGAATGTAATAAAAGGGAAAGGAACATAAAGAATTATACATCACAGAATATTAATATCcataataatgataattctttaatacataaaaatggttatacattaaattataatccttttttttttgtacataatgattttaaaaaaatatggaaaagCAGAAATGTAAAAAAACATACCAAACTTAAATCCcaaaatgaagaaaatatttcGAATAATGAATATAGTTCAAGTATGCAAGTAAAAGATATATGTATGCAAAATAAAATGACCtcaaataatatgaataatgaAACTACACacaatttaaataataataataataatgtgggtaatgtaaataaaaagaatttaGACAATTTTATTAGTAATAATGTATCCAATATACATGATGATAAACAGGTGTTGAACCAGTTAGatgataattttaaaaaaaaaatagaaaaagaaattatttcAGAAAAAATAGCCaatgaacaaaatgaaGTTATTAAAAAAGTAAAGTTGCCGATTATTGGAACACAACTTAAACCTTCAGGTGGATTTTCAAAAGAAATTCTACAAATAATACAGGAAagtaataattatattaatgaagttaataaagaaattattaatgagaaaatacaaaataaaatgtcTGGAAATgatttatcattttttgaTACTGATGAAACTTTAGAAAGACATgaattaaattatttaaataaaatatatgataataatcatatattaaatatatataattttcttttagtttggaaagaaagaaaaaatattgattTGTCTGTATTTGTATCTAAATTAAGTGAACACTCAAATATATTACCTGGAGAAAGAACAGTAATTAAATTTTCAGAAGTGGAAAAAGTCcaatttttaaaaaaaataagaaaaaatagaaatGTAAGTATAGCTATGATTTTTgttgataataaaaatacaaataatcAAGATTCATCAACAGTTAATCATAATATGTTTCCTATAGGTATCTTAGCACATCCTCTAGATATCTCATTATTAGATAAAACTGGAGAAATATCtgttttaaatttatacagattcaaaattaataattataatatcaCTAATGATGATTTCTTAGTTAATTGTAAACTTTTTGtagataataatactacacttaataattatgatttaacacaagaaaataaaaaaattattatgaatctatatgataaaatattgcaactcaaaattttatataatgaaaaaatagGACGAAATcaagaaaatgaaaaattaaaacatGTAGAAAATATTACTCAACGAATtgatgaatatattaatgtcttaaatataaataaaactataaattttaaagaaGATAAACTTAATTTCTTTACATCTTTATATTTAGAATATTTTTCCTTTCTTGCATTAGATATGCATGCTAATATACAAACTAAACTACAATTAATGTATACAGATAATACAGAATTACGTCTACATAATGTTaaaattttcttattaCAATTATATGATGACCTAAAACTTAAATTAAAAGgtttataa
- a CDS encoding putative ribosomal large subunit pseudouridylate synthase, producing the protein MIFRRLIYHTLKRSKEKNIFFTFLKKQEYKAIRNYNMKEEKKEYETCQNHVTTPLYKSYKGHDLKIIYENDYFLVLNKPYDIKLEKGKLDDIYPSIETLLYKKRKLDVFRICGQLDYATSGLLIVAKDKLSCNILNYNIESKNISKIYLAILYGHLPLDILHINTPISKNKEGFKMKLCYNYNDYYDNGKYCYSLIYPYKHSYINNEKVTLCEMRTVTGRRHQLRLHSLCLGSSIVGDETYFDDMLTNKYKIDYNNVNGKDENDQDKKIKENDNNNNNYDNLYDRKLLCNEKKKKIDVERMMLHCWIILKNKELNNLKKSESINNLEKQIFDQDYIICEDELSQFANENSRTYDECVLKNNDLINISFINYNVKGIKKNIKNIDRKLKNNLCNKRDITTHVDMSFNNSDNMKITKDNIITKSEQHPNNNVLLNLNKAPIINVTDNFLNYQNVNKNNIYEIKNDKYKNPNDLFDDIHDTYNKFNWG; encoded by the exons ATGATTTTTAGAAgattaatatatcatacGTTGAAACGTAgtaaggaaaaaaatatattttttacatttttaaaaaaacaagaaTATAAAGCTATTCggaattataatatgaaagaagaaaagaaagaaTATGAAACGTGCCAAAATCATGTTACAACACCcttatataaatcatataaagGTCACgatttaaaaataatatatgagaatgattattttttagtTCTTAATAAACCATATGATATCAAGTTAGAGAAAGGAAAGCTAGATGACATATATCCATCAATAGAAACTTTactttataaaaaaaggaaattGGATGTATTTAg GATATGTGGACAACTTGATTATGCTACCAGTGGTCTTCTTATTGTCGCCAAAGATAAACTAAgttgtaatattttaaattacAATATAGAgagtaaaaatataagtaaaatatatttggCTATATTATATGGGCATCTACCATTAGATATCCTTCATATAAATACACCTATAAGTAAAAACAAGGAAGGATTTAAAATGAAACTttgttataattataatgattatTATGACAACGGTAAGTATTGTTATAGTTTAATATATCCCTATAAACACAgctatataaataatgaaaagGTTACATTATGTGAAATGAGGACAGTAACAGGAAGAAGACATCAACTGAGGTTACATTCTCTTTGTTTAGGAAGTTCGATTGTAGGTGATGAAACATATTTTGATGATATGctaacaaataaatataaaattgattataataatgttaatGGAAAAGATGAGAATGACCAGgataaaaaaatcaaagaaaatgataacaataataataattatgataatcTCTATGAtagaaaattattatgtaatgaaaaaaaaaaaaaaatagatgTTGAAAGGATGATGCTACATTGCTGGATTATATTGAAGAATAAAGAACTCAATAATTTAAAGAAAAGCGAaagtataaataatttagaAAAACAAATTTTTGATCAagattatattatttgtgAAGATGAGTTAAGTCAATTTGCTAATGAAAATTCACGTACATATGACGAATgtgttttaaaaaataatgatttaATTAACATTAGctttattaattataatgtaaaaggtattaaaaaaaatataaaaaatattgatagaaaattaaaaaataatttatgCAATAAGAGGGATATAACTACACATGTGGATATGTCATTCAATAATTCagataatatgaaaataacaaaagataatattataacaaaatCAGAACAACATCCAAATAACAATGTTCTATTAAATTTAAACAAAGCTCCTATTATTAATGTAACagataattttttaaattatcaaaacgtaaataaaaataatatatatgaaataaaaaatgataaatataaaaatcCAAATGACCTTTTTGATGATATTCATGATACATACAATAAATTTAACTGGggataa
- a CDS encoding hypothetical protein (conserved Plasmodium protein, unknown function) — protein sequence MKYSHCKENYIESNLKEEVTFSSDETTDTNIVKRKYYTENKKQKKGKEEKRSFVNYLKIKNKPNNINKQLSIGDNFKILIYGCMGIRTYKVYCYIK from the coding sequence ATGAAGTATTCACATTgtaaagaaaattatatagaatctaatttaaaagaagaGGTTACCTTTTCAAGTGATGAGACTACAGATACAAATATTgtgaaaagaaaatattatacagAAAATAAAAAGCAAAAAAAAGGTAAAGAAGAAAAACGTTCATTCGTAAATTATcttaaaataaaaaacaaacccaacaacataaataaacaaTTATCTATAGGAGATAATttcaaaattttaatatatggATGTATGGGAATAAGAACATATAAGGTATATTGttacataaaataa
- a CDS encoding putative DEAD/DEAH box ATP-dependent RNA helicase codes for MSAFEELGLHSDLCAVLEKNGIDLPTAIQQESIPLTLGGGDLCACAETGTGKTLSFIFSSLQIVHELVRNIGNYEDANIRKNKSSIENNNNDSNISHIIDDNDKNKKESYIKPINKNSKVIIKDNECICNNNNNNSNFLFEELKVDCEITNGLYAYEIEILSKSFVNVGFCPSIKETLKYNYTYCSNGNKYNNNRQEHYGEYFSNNDIITCLINKNNNTISFKKNGKFLGSAFKIFYKYNDVAFFPYIWGKYFHIKFHFENLKYGDRSLHFNELCILLTSNCNDNDTLSDRKIFFSSEDIKDEKNLKIEKSNTQTHNYNQQNINNKKKLYCIVLCPTRDLAQQTYDNYLKYSECFNNPSINIGIFVGGEQRGKGHHINDDGCYNIVVGTCFKLIECIRKNSIKVNDIRLLILDEADELINNDEKTVLEIKDSCMKYGHRVQTLFFSATLQDKNVKDCINKITNKPIFVDLKYGKNSIPSHIYVCLYYVNDENSNLSNIIKDNDNNNNNKEIYNILYNEKLYHMNTRELYEYTDKVHILNNSNNNLKKNDKEQISLNIKMNKLKKLVQIINVFNMQNGIIFCRTNLDCDNVYNFLNAVGDGKAYKGTVESLKENKYSCVILKGKMSNEERKNNLQAFKKGEVRFLICTDVAARGIDIQNLRYLIIMTLSDNINTFFHKIGRVGRDGKNSLCIVLSADNEQEEKVWFHTCPSRGINCYNRNLKENKGCTVYIKESDYIKTINDMLEVPMHVLDSKYYYAENIVDPLNYFKKHPVSNKSRRNKNQNANSIFQESAHIDVLSSFASNISSIKKLQSAISYKHYELLNFKI; via the coding sequence atgtcGGCGTTTGAAGAGTTAGGGTTACATAGCGATTTGTGCGCAgttttagaaaaaaatggTATTGATTTACCAACGGCTATACAACAAGAGTCCATCCCTCTGACATTAGGAGGAGGAGATTTATGTGCTTGTGCTGAAACTGGTACAGGAAAGACGTTAAGtttcatattttcttctttacAGATAGTTCACGAATTGGTTCGAAATATAGGTAACTATGAAGATGCtaatattagaaaaaataagaGTAGTATTgaaaacaataataatgatagtAATATTTCGCACATTAttgatgataatgataagAATAAGAAGGAGAGTTACATAAAACCTATTAATAAGAACTCAAAAGTAATAATTAAAGACAATGAATgtatatgtaataataacaataataatagtaattTCCTTTTTGAAGAATTAAAAGTTGACTGTGAAATAACGAATGGATTATATGCATACGAAATTGAAATATTATCTAAAAGTTTTGTGAATGTTGGTTTTTGTCCATCCATTAAAGAAacattaaaatataattatacatattgtAGTAATggtaataaatataataataatagacAAGAACATTATGGtgaatatttttcaaataatgatattataacatgtttaattaataaaaataataatactatatcttttaaaaaaaatgggAAATTTTTAGGTAGCGcttttaaaattttttataaatataatgatgttgcattttttccatatatatggggaaaatatttccatataaaatttcattttgaaaatttaaaatatggTGATCGTTCATTACATTTTAATGAACtatgtattttattaacTTCAAATtgtaatgataatgatacTTTAAGTGATaggaaaatatttttttcttctgAAGATATTAAGGACGaaaagaatttaaaaatagaGAAATCAAATACGCAAACacataattataatcaacaaaatatcaataataaaaaaaaattatactGTATCGTTTTATGTCCTACAAGAGATTTAGCGCAACAAACATATGATAATTACTTAAAGTACTCCGAATGTTTTAATAATCCTTCAATTAATATTGGAATATTTGTAGGAGGAGAGCAGAGAGGTAAAGGCCATCATATTAATGACGATGGATGTTACAATATTGTTGTGGGTACGTGTTTTAAATTAATTGAATgtataagaaaaaattcTATAAAAGTTAATGATATAAGATTATTAATATTAGATGAAGCAGatgaattaataaataatgatgaaaaaacAGTTTTAGAAATTAAAGATTCTTGTATGAAATATGGACATCGTGTGCAGACGTTATTTTTTTCTGCTACTTTGCAAGACAAAAATGTTAAAGAttgtattaataaaataaccAATAAACCAATATTTGTTGATTTGAAGTATGGAAAAAATAGTATACCATCACACATATATGTGTGTCTATATTATGTCAATGATGAAAATTCTAATTTatcaaatattataaaagataatgataataataataataataaagaaatatataatatccTTTATAATGAGAAATTGTATCATATGAATACAAGGgaattatatgaatatacaGATAAagtacatatattaaataattcaaataataatttaaaaaaaaatgataaggaacaaatttctttaaatataaaaatgaataaattaaaaaaattagtTCAAATAATTAATGTTTTTAATATGCAAAATggtattatattttgtcGAACCAATTTAGATTGTGAcaatgtatataattttttaaatgcTGTAGGTGATGGTAAAGCATACAAAGGTACCGTTGAATCActtaaagaaaataaatattcctgtgttatattaaaaggaaaaatGTCAAATGAAGAGAGAAAAAACAATCTTCAAGCTTTCAAAAAAGGTGAAGTACgttttttaatatgtacAGATGTAGCTGCAAGAGGAATTGATATACAGAATTTAAGatatcttattattatgacCTTGTctgataatattaatacattttttcataaaattgGTAGAGTAGGAAGAGATGGAAAAAACAGTTTATGTATTGTCTTAAGTGCAGATAATGAGCAAGAAGAAAAAGTATGGTTTCATACTTGTCCTAGTAGAGGAATTAATTGTTACAATAgaaatttaaaagaaaataaagGATGTACTGTGTATATTAAAGAAAGTGATTATATTAAAACTATTAATGATATGTTAGAAGTACCTATGCATGTATTAGATTccaaatattattatgcTGAAAATATTGTTGATCctttaaattattttaaaaaacatCCTGTTTCTAATAAAAGtagaagaaataaaaatcaaaatGCTAACTCCATTTTTCAAGAATCAGCTCATATAGATGTATTATCTTCCTTTGCTTCAAACATTAGtagtataaaaaaattgcAGTCTGCAATTAGTTATAAGCACTATGAATTGTTGAactttaaaatatga
- a CDS encoding putative nucleotide binding protein, whose product MIIWYNSSVGYAKNFLRSKNYYKYYHSAKLFQRRQFSLFNNKNKNGVANNSNNRTDFIQLYHNLIETKKIEYDPYQFKLILILQALENNINNYYHNVQDKKKKNMSTQINNKKKSFLSSLFCSHKYIEGKDHSINDSNDEHIILDSLKNDDSFFLFENDKYEKDKDLKYDDIKDEKYFVNEINIDEKSITYIRGLYIYGSVGRGKTYFLNLLFDRIKLNKLKMHYHNFMQEIHRKFHEEKMNNSEDPIKSISIKMSEKYKVIFIDEFQVVHISDAMVIKSLFNHLFYQGTILLCTSNRNPIHLYHNGLNRDRFLPFIQLLFKFNYIFEIDNYHDFRLKNIHTKDDIYTLPNKTFEQVKNHCSDLYCRYYNKDINYVRQNEKFNQTLIVSNFKKCIIPYMLNKYCIFSFQDLCSKNVSIDEYNAISNNSHTIFIYDIEKMNEESKGNEMRRFILLIDILYEKNTKVFFYSNIPIFQIFQTSCIISHFQNLLDKMKSQYDHFKTFKESLKEQLKDGTFNREIFRSIMLSFDTTTEISDKLFDAINYNINKEYIPIEYLRRVLCFHIMNYEIDIKSNLKFLEDEGLRVEPIPYLLFDENDIDTSQENTFASMRTLSRMKHMCTSSYLDKHKKLYENNI is encoded by the exons ATGATAATATGGTATAATTCTTCAGTAGGGTATGCTAAGAATTTTTTAAGGTcgaaaaattattataaatactACCATTCTGCAAAGTTGTTTCAACGGAGGCAATTTTCTCTGTTCAACAATAAGAACAAAAATGGTGTTGCAAATAATTCGAATAATAGAACAGATTTTATTCAATTATATCACAATTTAATAGAAACGAAGAAAATTGAATATGACCCTTATCAATTTAAGcttattttaatattacag GCACTTGAAAACAATATCAATAATTACTATCACAATGTACaggataaaaaaaaaaaaaatatgagtacccaaataaataataaaaagaaatcaTTTCTGAGTTCATTGTTCTGTAGccataaatatatagaagGAAAGGATCATTCGATTAATGATTCAAATGATgaacatataattttagatagtttaaaaaatgatgacagtttctttttatttgagaatgataaatatgaaaaggataaagatttaaaatatgatgatataaaagatGAGAAATATTTTGTGAATGAAATTAATATAGACGAAAAATctattacatatataagaggtttatatatatatggtaGTGTAGGTAGAGGAAAGACATATTTcttaaatttattatttgatagaataaaattgaataaattaaaaatgcattatcataattttatgCAAGAAATACATAGAAAGTTTcatgaagaaaaaatgaataattcAGAAGATCCAATAAAAAGTATATCAATAAAAATGAgtgaaaaatataaagttatatttatagatGAATTTCAAGTAGTACATATATCTGATGCTATGGTTATAAAATCTTTATTCAATCATCTTTTTTATCAAGGAAccattttattatgtacATCAAATAGAAATCCtatacatttatatcataatgGTTTAAATAGAGATCGTTTTTTGCCTTTtatacaattattatttaaatttaattatatatttgaaattGATAATTATCATGATTTTCgtttaaaaaatatacacacCAAAGATGATATTTATACCTTACCAAATAAAACATTTGAGCAAGTGAAAAATCATTGTAGTGATTTATATTGTagatattataataaagatataaattatGTAAGACAAAATGAGAAATTTAATCAAACTTTAATTGTTTcaaattttaaaaaatgtataattccatatatgttaaataaatattgtatattttcttttcaaGACTTATGTAGTAAAAATGTAAGTATTGATGAATATAATGCCATATCAAATAATAGTCATactatatttatttatgatatagaaaaaatgaatgaaGAAAGTAAAGGAAATGAAATGAGAAGatttattttgttaatagacattttatatgaaaagaATACTAAAGTTTTCTTTTATAGTAACATTCCTATATTTCAAATTTTCCAAACAAGTTGTATTATTTCGCATTTTCAAAATTTATTGGACAAAATGAAATCTCAGTATGATCACTTTAAAACTTTTAAAGAATCACTTAAGGAACAATTAAAGGATGGTACATTTAATAGGGAGATATTTAGAAGCATAATGTTATCATTTGATACAACTACAga AATAAGtgataaattatttgatGCTATAAATTACAATATCAATAAGGAGTACATACCAATAGAATACCTTAg GAGAGTTTTGTGCTTTCACATTATGAATTACGAAATTGATATAAAAAGcaatttaaaatttttgGAAGATGAAGGTCTAAGAGTGGAACCTATTCCTTATTTACTATTCGA CGAAAACGATATAGATACATCACAAGAAAATACCTTCGCATCAATGCGAACATTATCGAG AATGAAGCATATGTGCACATCATCATATTTGGACAAGCATAAAAAACTATACgagaataatatatag